Proteins from a single region of Novosphingobium sp. EMRT-2:
- a CDS encoding TonB-dependent receptor plug domain-containing protein produces MGYDDFRPNGNPSAAVSIDGAYQGSAALVGGQMFDVERIEILKGPQGTLYGQNTTAGAVNIISRQPTDTWEGEARVEYGRFNSWRAEAGAGALWPMASSCGWRRLRPHRRVHDQYRHARCQWIGQSCRPRARRSRRQHRGQSLPILRRSRDIAAGADRRHNGHA; encoded by the coding sequence ATGATGATTTCCGGCCCAACGGCAATCCGTCCGCCGCCGTCAGCATCGACGGCGCCTATCAGGGTTCGGCGGCGCTGGTCGGCGGACAGATGTTCGATGTCGAACGCATAGAGATATTGAAGGGGCCGCAGGGCACGCTCTACGGCCAGAACACCACGGCGGGCGCGGTCAACATCATCTCGCGCCAGCCCACGGACACATGGGAGGGGGAGGCGCGCGTCGAATATGGCCGCTTCAACTCCTGGCGCGCGGAAGCTGGGGCGGGGGCGCTCTGGCCGATGGCGTCAAGCTGCGGGTGGCGGCGTCTTCGACCGCACCGACGGGTTCATGACCAATATCGGCACGCGCGGTGTCAGTGGATCGGCCAATCCTGCCGTCCCCGCGCTCGCCGATCCCGGCGTCAACACCGAGGCCAATCGCTCCCAATATTACGGCGGTCGCGCGATATTGCTGCTGGAGCCGACCGACGGCACAACGGTCACGCTTAA